Proteins encoded by one window of Cylindrospermum stagnale PCC 7417:
- a CDS encoding DUF2743 domain-containing protein, translating to MENTAKSLATDGREDISQFIVHLTRNDQKTFPDGGNTAKKNFQAILESRTILATRPHCLFNQQLDDLSDQEKEKFNVACFTEVPLNQLHLLIKEIPGRQIKLESYGFVFTKDFIIKSGGQPAIYINSYNNNLWLRDAVKELFKVAQKNGEFVGNLWRLLPFINSMDEKHDFSWEREWRINKDLEFELNDLVCLILPVQGEYLLKRNLTKEGITFISPGWTYEQIVTQLARQQKATKKFLLNKIKQLQTKSEK from the coding sequence ATGGAAAATACAGCTAAATCACTTGCAACAGACGGACGCGAAGATATATCGCAATTTATTGTTCACCTCACTAGAAATGACCAAAAAACATTTCCAGATGGTGGTAATACAGCGAAGAAAAATTTTCAAGCAATTTTGGAATCTAGAACAATCCTTGCTACTCGACCACATTGTTTATTCAATCAGCAGCTAGATGATTTATCAGATCAAGAAAAAGAAAAATTCAATGTGGCTTGCTTTACTGAAGTACCATTGAACCAATTACACCTTCTAATAAAAGAAATTCCAGGTAGACAAATTAAACTTGAATCTTACGGCTTTGTTTTCACTAAAGACTTTATTATCAAATCAGGTGGGCAGCCAGCAATTTATATTAATAGTTATAATAATAATTTATGGTTACGTGACGCAGTAAAAGAATTATTTAAAGTTGCCCAGAAAAATGGAGAGTTTGTTGGTAATTTATGGCGGTTGTTACCGTTTATAAATTCTATGGATGAAAAACATGATTTTTCATGGGAGCGAGAATGGCGTATAAATAAGGATCTAGAATTTGAGTTGAACGATCTTGTCTGTCTTATCTTGCCTGTTCAGGGAGAATACTTGTTAAAACGGAATTTGACTAAAGAAGGAATAACATTTATTTCTCCAGGATGGACTTATGAACAAATAGTGACACAATTAGCACGTCAACAAAAAGCTACAAAGAAATTTTTGTTGAATAAAATAAAACAGTTGCAAACAAAATCTGAGAAATGA
- a CDS encoding DUF4336 domain-containing protein, which yields MADGEGAVNIEEIHPKDFLWPFWPVVPIYPYGRRRTIRKEVIKDSIWTFDQLQGIFYVVVPIRMTVVKLEKGGLLVYAPVAPTAECIRLVNELVAEHGDVKYIILPTISGIEHKVFVGPFARCFPTAQVFVAPHQWSFPLNLPLSWLGLPGKRTQILPEDSHQAPFAEDFDYALLGPIELGPGRFAEVAFFHRRSHTLLLTDTIIAVPEDPPAIAQFDPYPLLFHAKDQASDSVADNQANRRKGWQRITLFALYFQPSVLKIPGFGEVFGDAWKAPERSRQAYFGLFPFKWEGDWMRSFAALRGDGRLFVAPILQTLILNRAPRETINWADKVASWDFKWIIPCHFDAPIKAEPRQFRQAFSFLEKQPAFTAGLFSSNSYPLPEDDFKTLRDIDAGLNKFGIVPPAREKV from the coding sequence GTGGCTGATGGTGAAGGTGCAGTCAACATTGAAGAAATTCATCCCAAAGACTTTTTATGGCCGTTCTGGCCTGTTGTGCCAATTTACCCCTATGGCAGACGCCGGACAATCCGTAAAGAAGTAATTAAGGATAGTATCTGGACTTTTGACCAGTTGCAGGGCATTTTTTACGTTGTCGTGCCGATTCGCATGACTGTAGTTAAGCTGGAAAAAGGTGGTTTGCTGGTTTATGCACCGGTAGCACCAACAGCCGAATGTATCCGACTGGTAAATGAGTTGGTGGCAGAACATGGGGATGTTAAATATATCATTCTGCCAACTATTTCTGGTATAGAGCACAAAGTTTTTGTTGGCCCTTTTGCTAGATGCTTTCCCACTGCACAGGTGTTTGTTGCACCTCATCAGTGGAGTTTCCCGTTAAATCTGCCTTTGAGTTGGTTGGGTTTACCTGGTAAACGAACTCAGATATTGCCAGAAGATAGTCATCAAGCGCCTTTTGCTGAGGATTTTGATTATGCGCTGTTGGGGCCGATTGAACTTGGCCCTGGTCGATTTGCAGAGGTGGCTTTTTTCCATAGGCGATCGCATACTCTACTTCTAACAGATACCATAATTGCGGTTCCAGAAGATCCCCCGGCGATCGCCCAATTCGACCCCTACCCCTTGCTGTTCCATGCCAAGGATCAAGCCTCTGACAGCGTTGCAGACAATCAGGCAAACCGCCGTAAGGGATGGCAGCGGATAACTCTATTTGCTTTGTATTTCCAGCCCAGTGTGTTGAAAATACCGGGGTTTGGTGAGGTGTTTGGCGATGCTTGGAAAGCGCCAGAACGCTCACGGCAGGCTTATTTCGGGTTATTTCCTTTTAAATGGGAAGGGGACTGGATGCGATCGTTTGCTGCTTTGCGAGGAGATGGGCGTTTATTTGTTGCCCCAATTTTACAAACTTTAATCCTCAATCGCGCACCAAGGGAAACTATAAATTGGGCTGATAAAGTTGCGAGTTGGGATTTTAAATGGATTATTCCCTGTCATTTTGATGCCCCAATTAAAGCAGAACCTCGGCAGTTTCGCCAAGCATTTTCTTTCTTAGAAAAGCAGCCGGCTTTTACTGCGGGTTTATTTAGTAGTAATAGTTATCCTTTACCGGAGGATGATTTTAAAACATTGAGAGATATTGATGCCGGTTTAAATAAGTTTGGTATTGTCCCGCCAGCGAGAGAGAAGGTTTAG
- a CDS encoding DUF433 domain-containing protein — protein sequence MSMKLDRITSNPARMNGQPCIGNLRLTVRRVIELLAIYPEREELRQEFPELEDEDIQQALIYASTYLDDRIIELSPSYETVA from the coding sequence ATGAGCATGAAACTAGACCGGATTACCAGCAATCCTGCTCGGATGAATGGACAGCCGTGTATAGGGAATCTGCGGCTTACAGTTCGTCGGGTAATAGAGTTACTAGCAATCTATCCTGAACGTGAAGAATTGCGTCAAGAATTTCCTGAACTGGAAGACGAAGATATCCAGCAAGCCCTAATTTATGCTTCTACTTATTTAGACGATCGCATTATAGAACTATCCCCAAGTTATGAAACTGTTGCCTGA